The DNA segment ATTCTTTCAGGAGGTTGCCGTGTCAAAAACTTTGAACCGAAGAAAATTCCTAAAGAAAGCCGCCGGAGTCGGGTTAACGATGCCGTTCATCAGTAAATTTCCAGGGGTCGTTATCCCAGGCAGAAGAACAGCGACTAAATTACCGGTTCTGCTCTGCAGTCGCGATGAAGAATGGGGCAAGAAAGTACTCAATCCGGCATGGGATACTTTGCAGCATACAGGCAGCATATTGGACGCGGTAGAAAAAGGTGCGAACGTTGTGGAGTTAGATCCTGAAGATTCTTCAGTTGGTTATGGCGGGCTGCCCAATGAAGAAGGCGTGGTGCAATTGGATGCATCCATTATGTACGGCCCAAATCACAATTGCGGCTCGGTGGCGGCTCTAGAAAATATAAAAACACCTGCCTCAGTTGCACGTTTAGTCATGGAACGCACTGACCACATCCATTTGGTTGGAACAGGCGCCTTGAGATTTGCGAAAATGCACGGTTTTAAGGAAGAGAATCTCCTGACTGAAAAAGCACGGATTCGCTGGCTGAAATGGAAAGAAAACCTGAGCGATAAAGATGATTGGTTGCCGCCGGCAAGTGGTAATTCTGAAAAGAAGCAGGAACGGACCACGGGCACCATAAATGTTTTAGGAATTGACAATGAGGGC comes from the candidate division KSB1 bacterium genome and includes:
- a CDS encoding N(4)-(beta-N-acetylglucosaminyl)-L-asparaginase, with the translated sequence MPFISKFPGVVIPGRRTATKLPVLLCSRDEEWGKKVLNPAWDTLQHTGSILDAVEKGANVVELDPEDSSVGYGGLPNEEGVVQLDASIMYGPNHNCGSVAALENIKTPASVARLVMERTDHIHLVGTGALRFAKMHGFKEENLLTEKARIRWLKWKENLSDKDDWLPPASGNSEKKQERTTGTINVLGIDNEGNVAGITTTSGLSWKIPGRIGDSPIIGAGLYVDNEVGAAGATGRGEEVIRTCGSFYVVERMRSGMSPQEACEAICQRIIDINGGPENVDFNDKFVAVNKEGEVGCAAIRGRKNKKPMVAYINESGFKAVGGSYLIEAPEQE